In Drosophila subpulchrella strain 33 F10 #4 breed RU33 chromosome 3R, RU_Dsub_v1.1 Primary Assembly, whole genome shotgun sequence, the following are encoded in one genomic region:
- the LOC119549092 gene encoding chromobox protein homolog 3 — protein MVKNEPNFVVERIMDKRITSEGKVEYFIKWRGYTSADNTWEPEENCDCPNLIQKFEESRAKSKKRGEKKPKCEEIQKLRGYERGLELAEIVGATDVTGDIKYLVRWQFCDEFDLVPSSQLSEKDPQMLIAYYQKMAPYTRHIARRMKGVPEELRLSASRTAYPHISSAPVEVPQPEVDQAAELVGHLGGLPQVDQVPQHHTPMDLADDPDDLASVSYSIPVPGVGDIGIDVPMTENQ, from the coding sequence ATGGTTAAAAACGAGCCCAACTTCGTGGTGGAGCGCATCATGGACAAGCGCATCACCAGCGAGGGCAAGGTGGAGTACTTCATCAAGTGGCGCGGCTACACGTCGGCGGACAATACCTGGGAACCAGAGGAGAACTGCGACTGCCCCAATCTCATCCAGAAATTCGAGGAATCGCGAGCCAAGTCTAAGAAGCGTGGAGAGAAGAAGCCCAAGTGCGAGGAGATTCAGAAGCTGCGTGGCTACGAGCGCGGCCTGGAGCTGGCCGAGATTGTGGGCGCCACGGATGTCACGGGGGACATTAAGTACCTAGTGCGCTGGCAGTTCTGCGATGAGTTCGACCTGGTGCCCAGCAGTCAGCTATCGGAGAAGGATCCCCAGATGCTGATTGCCTACTACCAGAAGATGGCTCCCTACACGCGACACATAGCACGGCGGATGAAGGGCGTGCCGGAGGAGCTGCGATTGTCGGCCTCGCGCACCGCCTATCCGCACATCAGTAGTGCTCCCGTCGAGGTGCCCCAACCAGAGGTGGATCAGGCAGCGGAGTTGGTCGGCCATCTCGGTGGCTTGCCCCAGGTTGATCAAGTGCCGCAGCACCACACGCCCATGGATCTCGCCGATGATCCCGACGACCTGGCCAGCGTTTCATACTCGATTCCAGTGCCCGGCGTGGGTGACATTGGCATAGATGTGCCCATGACGGAGAATCAATAA